Proteins encoded together in one Capricornis sumatraensis isolate serow.1 chromosome 3, serow.2, whole genome shotgun sequence window:
- the HBQ1 gene encoding hemoglobin subunit theta-1, which translates to MVLAPADRAAVLALWRKLGTNVGIYTTEALERIFVAFPSSKTYFLHLNLSPGSAQVRAHGQKVANALILAVNHLDDLPRTLSYLRELHTHKLRVDPVFFKLLCHCLLVTLARHYPGDFSPNMHASLVRFLNHVISALAPSSG; encoded by the exons ATGGTGCTGGCGCCGGCGGACCGCGCTGCAGTGCTCGCGTTGTGGCGGAAGCTCGGAACCAACGTCGGCATCTACACGACGGAGGCCCTGGAGAG GATCTTCGTGGCCTTCCCTTCCTCCAAGACCTACTTCCTTCACCTAAACTTGAGCCCCGGCTCAGCCCAGGTCAGAGCCCATGGCCAGAAGGTGGCCAACGCGCTGATCCTGGCCGTGAACCACCTGGACGACCTGCCGCGCACCCTGTCGTACCTACGCGAGCTGCACACGCACAAGCTGCGCGTGGACCCGGTCTTTTTCAAG CTGCTGTGCCACTGCCTGCTGGTGACCCTCGCCCGGCACTACCCCGGAGACTTCAGCCCCAACATGCACGCTTCACTGGTCAGGTTTCTGAACCACGTGATCTCGGCGCTGGCCCCCAGCAGTGGCTAA
- the LOC138075321 gene encoding hemoglobin subunit alpha-1, translating to MVLSAADKSNVKAAWGKVGGNAGAFGAEALERMFLSFPTTKTYFPHFDLSHGSAQVKGHGEKVAAALTKAVGHLDDLPGTLSDLSDLHAHKLRVDPVNFKLLSHSLLVTLACHLPNDFTPAVHASLDKFLANVSTVLTSKYR from the exons ATGGTGCTGTCTGCCGCCGACAAGTCCAATGTCAAGGCCGCCTGGGGCAAGGTTGGCGGCAACGCTGGAGCTTTTGGCGCAGAGGCTCTGGAGAG GATGTTCCTGAGCTTCCCCACCACCAAGACCTACTTCCCCCACTTCGACCTGAGCCACGGCTCCGCCCAGGTCAAGGGCCACGGCGAGAAGGTGGCCGCCGCGCTGACCAAAGCGGTGGGCCACCTGGACGACCTGCCCGGTACCCTGTCTGATCTGAGTGACCTGCACGCCCACAAGCTGCGTGTGGACCCGGTCAACTTCAAG CTTCTGAGCCACTCCCTGCTGGTGACCCTGGCCTGCCACCTCCCCAATGATTTCACCCCCGCGGTCCACGCCTCCCTGGACAAGTTCTTGGCCAACGTGAGCACCGTGCTGACCTCCAAATACCGTTAA
- the HBM gene encoding hemoglobin subunit mu encodes MLSAQERAHIAQVWDLIAGHEAPFGAELLRRLFTVYPSTKVYFRHLGDQPDEVQLLSHGQRMLQAVGVAVQYMDNLRAVLSPLADLHAQVLRVDPTNFPLVIQCFQVVLASHLQGEYTVEMQAAWDKFLTGVAVVLTEKYR; translated from the exons ATGCTCAGCGCCCAAGAGCGCGCCCACATAGCTCAGGTCTGGGACCTGATCGCCGGCCACGAGGCGCCCTTCGGGGCGGAGCTGCTGCGCAG GCTCTTCACTGTGTACCCTAGCACCAAGGTCTACTTCAGACACCTGGGTGACCAGCCAGACGAGGTGCAGCTGCTGAGCCACGGTCAACGCATGCTCCAGGCGGTGGGCGTGGCCGTGCAGTACATGGACAACTTGCGCGCAGTCCTGAGCCCGCTTGCGGACCTGCACGCACAAGTGCTGCGCGTGGACCCCACCAACTTCCCA CTGGTGATCCAGTgtttccaggtggtgctggcCTCCCACCTGCAGGGCGAATACACGGTGGAGATGCAAGCGGCGTGGGATAAGTTCCTGACGGGCGTGGCCGTGGTGCTGACGGAGAAGTACCGCTGA
- the LOC138075728 gene encoding hemoglobin subunit zeta-like has translation MSLTRTERTIILSLWSEISTQAPTLSRPPARRLFSCYPQTKTYFPHFDLHSGSAQLRAHGSKVVAAVGDAVKSIDNVTSALSKLSELHAYVLRVDPVNFKFLSHCLLVTLASHFPADFTADAHAAWDKFLSIVSGVLTEKYR, from the exons ATGTCTCTGACCAGGACTGAGAGGACCATCATCCTGTCCCTGTGGAGCGAGATCTCCACACAGGCACCAA CACTAAGTCGCCCGCCCGCCCGCAGGCTCTTCTCCTGCTACCCCCAGACCAAGACCTACTTCCCGCACTTCGACCTGCACTCGGGCTCCGCGCAGCTGCGCGCGCACGGCTCCAAGGTGGTGGCCGCCGTGGGCGACGCGGTCAAGAGCATTGACAACGTGACAAGCGCGCTGTCCAAGCTGAGCGAGCTGCACGCCTACGTGCTGCGCGTGGACCCGGTCAACTTCAAG ttcCTGTCCCACTGCCTGCTGGTCACGTTGGCCTCGCACTTCCCCGCCGACTTCACGGCCGACGCGCACGCCGCCTGGGACAAGTTCCTGTCCATCGTGTCCGGCGTCCTGACGGAGAAGTACCGCTGA